The Macaca mulatta isolate MMU2019108-1 chromosome 19, T2T-MMU8v2.0, whole genome shotgun sequence sequence gagttcgaggctgcagtgagttataatttcaccactgcacgccagcccggatgacagagcaagaccctgtcaaaaagaaaagaaaagaagtacagGGACAGTAAACGCCGGTTGAGTATTGGTATTAGTCCTGTTCTTGAGGAACATGAACCCGAGACCCCATCTGTGAACATCAGAGGTTTCTGTTTCTCAGAGATTTCCCCCTACCCCAAAAAGGGCCGTATGAAAAGAGGTCCTGGTTAGATGGCCTCAGTCCACAGGGAGGAAGGGTCTCTGACAGCCTCTGTTTGTCCGCAGTTCACTCTGGCTACAGAATGCTTTCAGCTGGGCTACTCAACAGACGGCCACTGCAAGGGGCACCCGGACCCCACACTACCCCGGCCCCAGCGGCTGCAATGGGACCTTCCAGACCAGGTGAGGCTGGGTTTCTGGGCCTCTCCTCCAAGTCCCATGATTCCTAGCCTTGACTCCAAACTCATCCCCACCCCCAATCTCAACCTGAAAATCAACCCCATTTCTACCCCCAACCTGAAACCCCCACTTCTCCCACCTCCAAATCAGGCCAAATGCATCTACAACCTCAAACCCCAAAACGAACCTCATCCCCAGCCCTAACTCCAACCCTCCTCCCATTGCCAATCCCATCCTCAACCCCAGCCCCATCTCTACTCGCTTCAGACTCACAACTCACCACTGTCCAACCCCAGCACCAACCCCTACTCCATGCCCAATCCCatcccaacaccaccaccacacctgaattCACTCCCATGTTCATCCTAACTCCACCCCAtacccaaccccaaccccaaccccatcCTGTACTCAGTCATGACCCCACCTCCAACCACAACCCATGCCCACCTCCAATTCACTTTCCATATCCAACCCCTTCCCCATTCCATTCCCAAACCACTCTCAGTCCCTCCTCCATTCCCAACCCCAGCTTCGGCTGTGGCCCAACCCCAATCCTGTTCCAGTCTGCACTGCCATGCCtatccccatcttttttttttttttttttttttgagacggagtccggctctgtcacccaggctggagtgcaatggcgcgatctcggctcactgcaagctccgcctcctgggttcaagcgattctcttgcctcagcctcccgaggagctgggattacaggtgcctgccaccacgtctggctaattttttgtatttttaatagacatgaggtttcgccatgttggccaggctggtctcaaactcctgacctcaggtgatccacccgtctcgtcctcccaaagtgctgggattacaggcgtgcgccaccatgttCAGCCCCTATCCCCATCTTTAGTCTCATCCTTCAATTCTCTTCTGTTCTTTGTCCCCATTTCCGTATTCTGCCGCAACCCTAACTCCACGTCCACCTTCGCTTCTAGCCTCATTCCTGGCTTTCACCCTACCCCCatctgtaaccccaactactcctcttccctcctcctctggcAGATCCACTCCTCCATCTCTCTAGCCCTGAGGGGAGCCAAGATCTTGTCTGAAAATGTCGACTGCCATGTCTTTCCATTCTCCCTATTTGGCAAGAGCTTCATCCGACGCTGCCACCTGTCTTCAGACAGCTTCATCCAGATCGCCTTGCAACTGGCCCACTTCCGGGTCAGCTGGGTTCCCCACCACAGCCCCCTCAGGGTCTCAGTCCACCTGAGCCCCCAGGACCTGCCCCTCCACAGTTCCCTGTGGTCGTTGCCATTGTGGGTCGGCCATCTTGAATTCTCTCTCCCAACCATTCTTGGGCTGGCTGGAGGACACTGGAGGTCTGGACAGAGATGGGTCAAGTCTGTAAGATTTCCTGAGCCCTGCTGACAgactcctcttttcctccttgtCCCCCAGGACAGGGGTCAATTCTGCCTGACTTATGAGTCGGCCATGACTCGCTTATTCCTGGAAGGCCGGACGGAGACGGTGCGATCTTGCACGAGGGAGGCCTGCAACTTTGTGAGGGCCATGGAGGACAAAGAGAAGACGGTGGGTGCAAGCCTCGCTTGAGGCTTCAGTCATTTCCAGGTACTCACTCATCCACTTGCAAACATTGATGGGACCTACTAAAGCCAGCCTCCATGAGGGGCACGAGGGACAAGGGATGAATCAGACCTGGCCTCTGACTTCAAAGAGCTCACCGATGGGGGAGACAGCCCAGCATAGTGTGATATCTGCTTTCATGGTGGTCTCACAGGGCACTGGGGGAGCACCCAAGAAGGaaccccatttatttatttatttatttatttttgagatggagtcttgctctgtcacccaggctggagtgcagtggcacagtctcggctcactgcaacctctgcctctcaggttcaagcaattctcgtgcctcagcctcccgagtagctggaattacaggtgcccgccaccgtgcccagctaatttttttttttttttttttttttttagtagagacgaggtttcaccatgttggtcaggctggtctcaaactcctgacctcaggtgatctctctgcttcagcctctcaaagtgctgggattacaagcgtgagccgaTGGGCCTGGCCAGAACTCCATTTTTACAATGTAACTCTGCCCATTTAACCTCTATGTGACCTTATGACCTTCCTTTGCACCATTCCCCGCACCCCCTCTGCCCAGATCCCACCCACCCCTCACTTCTGCTCCCTTGCCCCACACCTACCCCCGCACCTACAAGGTATTGTGGTTCCATGGGAGGAGTTTGGGCTCCGGGGCCAGACACACCTAGAAACCCACCTGGGTGTCCCTGGCTGTGTGAACCTGGGCACATGGGTTCccctctttaagcctcagttccccatctgtaaaatggggttgaaATTCCCACCTTGCAGGGATGCGGCAAGCTTGGTTGAGGCCAGGTGTGCCGCAGGCCCAGCACTAAGTCGACTTCCTGTCTTTCCATGACCTGTGACCTCCCTGGGGACCCCAGGACCCACAGTGCCTTGCCCTGTTTCGCGTGGCAGTGGACAAGCACCAGGCTCTGCTGAAGGCAGCCATGAGCGGGCAGGGAGTCGACCGCCACCTCTTTGCGCTCTACGTCGTGTCCCGATTCCTCCACCTGCAGTCGCCCTTCCTGACCCAGGTTGGGGCACAGGGAAAGGGTTAGAGAGGGAAATGGGAGACCATGGAAGAAGGGAGAGGCTTCAGGGAAGGAGGGTGATGTTGAAAAAGGACccatcaaggccgggcgcggtggctcacgcctgtaatcccagcactttgggaagccgaggtgggcggatcacttgaggtcaacagttcgaggccagcctggccaacatggtgaaattccatctctaccaaaaatacaaaaattagctgggcatggtgacagacacctgtaatcccagctacttgggagggctgaggcaggagaatcccttgaacccgggaggcggaggttgcagtgagctgagatcgtaccactgcactccagcctgggcgacagagcgagactctgtctcgaaaaaaaaagggtGATGTTGAGAAAGGACGCATCAGCAGAGAAGTCAGTTAGAGCGCTGGAGGGCGGGGGAAGAAAGGCAGAAGGCGGAGATGCAACCAGGCAACCGGAGCAGACAAAAGAGGAAAGGGTCAGTGGGGTGGGGCTAGGAGGAAAGGGCGTGGTCAGAGGAGGGGCGTGGTccgagggagaaggggagagggacgTGGTTGGTGAGAAGATGAGGGGCGTGGCCAGATAGGGCATGGCCAGGAGAAGGGTGTGGTCAGGGAGAAGGAGGCCCGGGATTTAGGGGTGAGAAAGAGCCAGGGATGCAGGGAGTGAAGTGGAGCCAAGGGCCAGAACGGCAGATCTCTGTCCTGCACATGTGATGGGCTCCTGTCCTCAGGTCCATTCGGAGCAGTGGCAGCTGTCCACCAGCCAGATCCCTGTTCAGCAAATGCATCTGTTTGACGTCCACAATTACCCGGACTATGTTTCTTCGGGCGGTGGATTCGGGCCTGTGAGTGGAGCTGGCGCGCGCTGGCCCCTAGAGGAAAGAGGGGGCTGGGGTCCTGCACTCCTGTCTAGTGGGGGTGGAGGAGACTGGAGATATTTTCTTCCCTTCACTCTTTCTGACTCCAGGCTGATGACCATGGTTATGGTGTTTCTTATATCTTCATGGGGGATGACATGATCACCTTCCACATCTCCAGCAAAAAATCAAGCACAAAAACGGTGAGACAAACGTGTGTACTCACCAACTCCCTCTTTCCTCAGGAACCAGGAGCCTAGGCCCctagcccctcctccctcagacccaggagtccaggcccccagcgccttctccctcagacccaggagtccagacccccagcgcCTTCTCCCTcggacccaggagtccaggttccccagcccctcctccctcagacccaggagtccaggcccccagcgccttctccctcagacccaggagtccaggttccccagcccctcctccctcagacccaggagtccaggttccccagcccctcctccctcagacccaggaatccaggcccccagcccctcctccctccgaCCCAGgaatccaggcccccagccccctcctccctcagacccagaaATCCAGGCCCTCAGCCCTCTTGTTTCTCAGCCTCCAGGATCCCGTCTTCCAGCTTCCCCTGGCTCTGACACCGTTCTCCTTCCAGGATTCCCACAGGCTGGGGCAGCACATTGAGGACGCACTGTTGGATGTGGCCTCCCTGTTCCAGGCGGGACAGCATTTTAAGCGCCGGTTCAGAGGGTCAGGGAAGGAGGACTCCAGGCACAGGTGTGGATTTCTCTCCCGCCAGACTGGGGCCTCCAAGACATCAATGACATCCACCTACTTCTGACTCCTTCCAGCAGGCGGCTGGCCTCTCCGGGGAATGAGGGTGAAGATGGCCACAGCTGGCTGTCACAGGGCAGGGGCAGCCTGTTTGGCCACCGGATATCCAGGCTAATAAAGATGTGTGAGCTGGGTGTGTGGTGTCTGCTATGCTGTTGGGCAGGGAGGGGTGGAAGAGGTGAGGACCAAGGTGGAGGAGAAcagatcttctgacctcgtgatccgcccacgttggcctcccaaagtgctaggattacaggcgtgagccactgtgcctggcccacaggtttttcttttttttttcccagagacagggtctcagtctgtcacccaggctggagtgcagtcttgcaatcatagctcactgcagcctcaacctccaagctcaagtgattctcctaccttagcctcacaagtagcttgggccacaggtgcgtgccaccacatccagctaattacctttttttttttttttttttttgtagagacagggttttgccatattccccaggctggtcttgaactcctgggcttaagcgatcctcctgcctcagcctccccagtagctgggattacaggcacctgccaccatgcctggctaattacaAAGCATCTTTCTGGGGAGCTGCACATCATCACATAGCCGGGGCTTTGTGAAGTCACGTTGGCCAGCAGAGATGAGCAAACACAGCTTCTAATGTTTGCTTCTTTGTCTCCCAACTCCAATTTCTGCTTCCGTCTTCCCATGTGATCTCCTCTGTCTCAAATTTCTCTCAGCCTTTCTCTTCCAAGGTCACTTGGCATTGGATTGATGGGCCACAAAGATGATGCGAGATGATCTCATTTCAAGGTCTTTAACTGCACCTTCAGAgactctgtgatggttaatactgagtgttgctggggcgcggcggctcacacctgtaatcccagcactttgggaggccaaggtgggcagatcatgaggtcaggagttcaagatcagcctgaccaacatggtgaaacccagtttctactaaaaacacaaaaattagccgggcatggtggcacatgcctgtaatcccagctactcaggaggcggaggcaggaaaactgcttgaacctgggaggcagaggctgcaatgagccgagatcgtgccgctgcactccagcctgacaacagagcggaactctgtctaaagaaaaaaaaaaaaatacagagtgtCAACCTGACTAGATGGacggatgcaaagtattgatcctgggtgtgtctgtgaggatgtgccaaaggagattaacatttgagtcagtgggctgggaaaggcagacccacccttaatttgggtgggtaccatctagtcagctgccagcatggctagaatataaagcaggtagaaacatgtgaaaagactagaatggcctagcctcccagcctacatctttctcccgtgctggatgcttcctgccctcaaacatcaaactccaagttcttcagttttgggacttgactgactctccttgctcctcagcttgcagatggcctgttgtgggaccttgtgaaTGTGTGAATTAATACTTACTAaacttccatatatatatgtgtgtgtgtgtgtgtatgtgtgtgtgtatatatatatgtatgtatacacacacacacacatatacacacacacacacacacatcctattagttctgcccctctagagaaccctgaccaaTACAGACTCTTTCCAATAAgttaacattcacaggttccagggatttggATGTGGCCCTATCTTTTGGGGTCCTAGGTGTGAGGGAGGAGAGGCTGGTACCTGGATTCCTGGATTCCCATTCAACCCACTATACTTGATCCCTGGTTAAAGTGGTATCTACTGGGCTTTTTCCTCtgtaaatttaacatttttccctttgtaatttttttttttttttttgacggagtctcactctgttgcccaggctggagtgcaatggcatgatctcagctcactgcaagctccgcctcctgggttcaaacggttcttctgccttagcctcccaagtagctgggactacaggtgcccaccaccacacccagctaattttttgtatttttagtagagatggggtttcaccatgttaaccaggatggtcttgatctcttgacctcgtgatctgcccgccttggcctcccaaagtgctctctgtcacccacgctggagtgcaacggcatgatcttgggtcactgcaacctccgcttcccaagttcaagtgattcttctgcctcagcctcccaagtagctgggattataggcgtgtgccaccatgcctggctaatttttgtatgtttagtagagacggggtttcaccatgttgtccagactggtctagaactcatgaccttgtg is a genomic window containing:
- the CPT1C gene encoding palmitoyl thioesterase CPT1C isoform X19 gives rise to the protein MSSPTKTWLALVRIFSGRHPMLFSYQRSLPRQPVPSVQDTVRKYLESVRPVLSDEDFDWTAVLAQEFLRLQASLLQWYLRLKSWWASNYDFLYVTPTPLQAARAGNAVHALLLYRHRLNRQEIPPTLLMGMRPLCSAQYEKIFNTTRIPGVQKDYIRHLHDSQHVAVFHRGRFFRVGTHSRNSLLSPRALEQQFQRILDDPSPACPHEEHLAALTAAPRGTWAQVRRSLKTQAAEALEAVEGAAFFVSLDAEPAGLTREDPAASLDAYAHALLAGRGHDRWFDKSFTLIVFSNGKLGLSVEHSWADCPISGHMWEFTLATECFQLGYSTDGHCKGHPDPTLPRPQRLQWDLPDQIHSSISLALRGAKILSENVDCHVFPFSLFGKSFIRRCHLSSDSFIQIALQLAHFRDRGQFCLTYESAMTRLFLEGRTETVRSCTREACNFVRAMEDKEKTDPQCLALFRVAVDKHQALLKAAMSGQGVDRHLFALYVVSRFLHLQSPFLTQVHSEQWQLSTSQIPVQQMHLFDVHNYPDYVSSGGGFGPADDHGYGVSYIFMGDDMITFHISSKKSSTKTDSHRLGQHIEDALLDVASLFQAGQHFKRRFRGSGKEDSRHRCGFLSRQTGASKTSMTSTYF
- the CPT1C gene encoding palmitoyl thioesterase CPT1C isoform X18, with the protein product MLFSYQRSLPRQPVPSVQDTVRKYLESVRPVLSDEDFDWTAVLAQEFLRLQASLLQWYLRLKSWWASNYVSDWWEEFVYLRSRNPLMVNSNYYMMDFLYVTPTPLQAARAGNAVHALLLYRHRLNRQEIPPTLLMGMRPLCSAQYEKIFNTTRIPGVQKDYIRHLHDSQHVAVFHRGRFFRVGTHSRNSLLSPRALEQQFQRILDDPSPACPHEEHLAALTAAPRGTWAQVRRSLKTQAAEALEAVEGAAFFVSLDAEPAGLTREDPAASLDAYAHALLAGRGHDRWFDKSFTLIVFSNGKLGLSVEHSWADCPISGHMWEFTLATECFQLGYSTDGHCKGHPDPTLPRPQRLQWDLPDQIHSSISLALRGAKILSENVDCHVFPFSLFGKSFIRRCHLSSDSFIQIALQLAHFRDRGQFCLTYESAMTRLFLEGRTETVRSCTREACNFVRAMEDKEKTDPQCLALFRVAVDKHQALLKAAMSGQGVDRHLFALYVVSRFLHLQSPFLTQVHSEQWQLSTSQIPVQQMHLFDVHNYPDYVSSGGGFGPADDHGYGVSYIFMGDDMITFHISSKKSSTKTDSHRLGQHIEDALLDVASLFQAGQHFKRRFRGSGKEDSRHRCGFLSRQTGASKTSMTSTYF
- the CPT1C gene encoding palmitoyl thioesterase CPT1C isoform X20; translated protein: MLFSYQRSLPRQPVPSVQDTVRKYLESVRPVLSDEDFDWTAVLAQEFLRLQASLLQWYLRLKSWWASNYVSDWWEEFVYLRSRNPLMVNSNYYMMAARAGNAVHALLLYRHRLNRQEIPPTLLMGMRPLCSAQYEKIFNTTRIPGVQKDYIRHLHDSQHVAVFHRGRFFRVGTHSRNSLLSPRALEQQFQRILDDPSPACPHEEHLAALTAAPRGTWAQVRRSLKTQAAEALEAVEGAAFFVSLDAEPAGLTREDPAASLDAYAHALLAGRGHDRWFDKSFTLIVFSNGKLGLSVEHSWADCPISGHMWEFTLATECFQLGYSTDGHCKGHPDPTLPRPQRLQWDLPDQIHSSISLALRGAKILSENVDCHVFPFSLFGKSFIRRCHLSSDSFIQIALQLAHFRDRGQFCLTYESAMTRLFLEGRTETVRSCTREACNFVRAMEDKEKTDPQCLALFRVAVDKHQALLKAAMSGQGVDRHLFALYVVSRFLHLQSPFLTQVHSEQWQLSTSQIPVQQMHLFDVHNYPDYVSSGGGFGPADDHGYGVSYIFMGDDMITFHISSKKSSTKTDSHRLGQHIEDALLDVASLFQAGQHFKRRFRGSGKEDSRHRCGFLSRQTGASKTSMTSTYF